One Maribacter dokdonensis DSW-8 DNA window includes the following coding sequences:
- a CDS encoding transglutaminase domain-containing protein codes for MYKIIYLSLFVVTMIFSVNQILAQEKPEFGTILKSESEFAFYEKDPEATGIYLSEYGHNFFDVRDDYIWLITKYHAKVKVLNMEGFKNADIEIPLYHSKKSKEKIVNIRAITHYNGMRIPVKAEEFYEEVVNEKWTQLKFTFPNVQEGAILEYEYEMQSPFHFNFQGWEFQTDIPKLYSEFYAEIPGNWLYNRSIIGSLKLSVDESRIISSCFKFPGLKQDSDCEALRYAMKDIPAFKDSEKYMLSANNYRSRIEFELSEYKSFYGGTDKYTKTWKAVDREFKTDGDLGVQLKKKNFFSKSVDPGLLTQGDDLTRAKNIYEFVKNHFTWNEEYGVWNDNKVKNAFDQKKGSAAEINISLINLLNAAGINVNMMLLATRNKGLPKKTHPVMTDFNYLVAKVDIGEKSYLLDATNKYMPFGMLPYHSLNYYGRVMDFDNNSYWYDIVPEKSNAVMLRAQMTINASEKKLTGVFDLINTGYKKVVQDEVLSTTKEDSYIERLEEEISDDFHIMSHEKQLKYSDEKKLTERFNFEMENLFQGDNIYLNPFVIKFFDNNPFTASERNYPVDFGYPMKYQYVLNVKIPDGYNVKSIPENKNFSLPDNGGVLKLNVSDNKSDTLNLFFTFDLNSAHYSNAYYAGLKQFFNEAVKSQSQSLIVFEKI; via the coding sequence ATGTATAAAATTATTTATTTATCACTCTTTGTTGTTACCATGATCTTTTCTGTTAACCAGATTTTAGCTCAAGAAAAACCAGAGTTTGGAACCATTTTAAAATCAGAAAGTGAATTTGCCTTTTATGAAAAAGATCCAGAGGCAACAGGTATCTATTTATCGGAATATGGTCACAATTTTTTTGATGTAAGAGATGATTACATTTGGCTAATTACCAAATACCATGCAAAAGTGAAGGTTTTAAATATGGAAGGCTTTAAAAATGCGGACATTGAAATACCTTTATATCATTCAAAAAAAAGTAAGGAAAAAATAGTAAATATTAGGGCCATTACTCATTATAATGGCATGCGTATTCCGGTCAAAGCTGAAGAATTTTATGAAGAAGTGGTAAATGAAAAATGGACCCAACTAAAATTTACTTTTCCAAATGTACAAGAAGGGGCAATACTGGAGTATGAATACGAAATGCAGTCACCTTTTCATTTTAATTTTCAGGGTTGGGAGTTTCAGACCGACATTCCTAAGTTATATTCTGAATTTTATGCGGAAATACCGGGTAATTGGCTGTATAACAGAAGTATAATAGGGTCTTTGAAACTTTCTGTGGATGAATCTAGAATAATAAGTTCTTGTTTTAAGTTTCCAGGATTGAAGCAAGATAGTGATTGTGAAGCGCTAAGATATGCCATGAAAGATATACCCGCCTTTAAGGATTCAGAAAAGTACATGCTTTCGGCAAATAATTACAGATCCAGAATTGAGTTTGAACTTTCTGAATATAAAAGTTTTTATGGGGGCACGGATAAATATACGAAAACATGGAAAGCGGTAGATAGGGAATTTAAAACAGATGGAGATTTAGGTGTTCAGCTTAAAAAGAAAAATTTTTTTTCAAAAAGTGTTGATCCGGGTCTTTTGACTCAGGGAGACGATTTGACCAGGGCTAAGAATATTTATGAGTTTGTCAAAAATCATTTTACATGGAATGAAGAGTATGGGGTATGGAATGACAATAAAGTGAAAAATGCTTTTGATCAGAAAAAGGGTAGTGCAGCTGAAATTAATATTTCATTGATCAATTTATTAAATGCTGCGGGTATAAATGTTAATATGATGTTATTGGCAACAAGAAACAAAGGGCTACCTAAGAAAACTCATCCGGTAATGACCGACTTCAATTATCTTGTAGCTAAAGTGGATATTGGTGAAAAATCTTATTTGTTAGACGCGACCAATAAGTACATGCCTTTTGGTATGTTACCTTATCATAGCTTAAATTATTATGGTCGTGTAATGGATTTTGATAATAATAGTTATTGGTACGATATTGTACCTGAAAAGTCAAATGCCGTCATGTTGCGTGCTCAAATGACAATCAATGCAAGCGAAAAAAAATTAACTGGAGTATTTGACCTTATAAATACAGGATATAAAAAAGTTGTTCAAGATGAAGTGTTGTCAACAACAAAAGAAGATAGTTATATTGAAAGATTAGAAGAAGAAATTTCAGATGATTTTCATATCATGTCTCATGAAAAACAACTTAAATATTCTGATGAAAAGAAGTTGACAGAAAGATTCAATTTTGAAATGGAAAACTTGTTTCAAGGGGATAATATTTACTTAAATCCCTTTGTGATTAAATTTTTTGATAACAATCCGTTTACAGCTTCGGAAAGAAATTATCCGGTTGATTTTGGTTATCCAATGAAATATCAGTACGTTTTAAATGTTAAAATACCGGATGGGTATAATGTAAAGTCGATACCTGAAAATAAGAATTTTTCCTTACCAGATAATGGTGGCGTATTGAAACTAAATGTATCAGATAATAAAAGTGATACCCTTAATTTATTTTTTACTTTTGATTTGAATTCTGCTCATTATAGTAATGCATACTATGCAGGTTTGAAACAATTTTTTAATGAAGCGGTAAAAAGCCAAAGTCAATCTTTAATTGTTTTTGAAAAAATTTAG
- the rlmN gene encoding 23S rRNA (adenine(2503)-C(2))-methyltransferase RlmN codes for MEEIKKKDIRALTREQLREFFVSNGDKAFRGNQVYEWLWQKAAYSFDVMTNLSKETREMLEANFVINHIKVDQMQRSSDGTIKNAVRLHDDLIVESVLIPTKSRTTACVSSQVGCSLDCRFCATARLKRMRNLNPDEIYDQVVAIDNESRLYFDRPLSNIVFMGMGEPLMNYNNVLKAIDKITSSDGLGMSPKRITVSTSGVPKLIRKMADDEVKFKLAVSLHSAVDEIRTSIMPFNAKFTLSDLRESLQYWYQKTKSRITYEYVVWEGINDTQKDVDALVEFCRFAPSKVNLIEYNPIDDGEFKQASNAAIDRYVNSLERNNITVTVRRSRGKDIDAACGQLANKS; via the coding sequence ATGGAAGAAATAAAGAAAAAAGATATCCGGGCACTAACGAGAGAGCAGCTAAGGGAGTTCTTTGTTTCTAATGGTGACAAAGCTTTTCGTGGCAACCAGGTCTACGAGTGGTTATGGCAAAAAGCTGCGTATTCTTTTGATGTAATGACCAATTTATCAAAAGAAACCAGGGAAATGCTAGAAGCCAATTTTGTCATTAACCATATTAAGGTAGATCAAATGCAGCGCAGTAGTGACGGTACTATAAAAAATGCGGTGCGTTTGCATGACGATTTAATTGTAGAGTCCGTTTTAATACCTACAAAATCAAGAACAACTGCTTGTGTGTCCAGTCAAGTAGGGTGTAGTTTAGATTGTAGGTTCTGTGCAACGGCACGTTTAAAACGAATGCGAAATTTAAACCCCGATGAAATATATGATCAGGTTGTCGCTATTGATAATGAAAGCAGATTGTATTTTGACAGACCTTTAAGCAATATTGTTTTTATGGGCATGGGAGAGCCTTTAATGAACTACAATAACGTATTAAAGGCTATTGATAAAATCACCTCTTCAGACGGGCTGGGCATGTCTCCAAAGAGAATTACGGTCTCCACCTCTGGTGTGCCTAAATTGATCCGAAAAATGGCCGATGACGAAGTTAAATTTAAATTGGCGGTTTCTTTACATTCAGCTGTTGATGAAATTCGTACGTCAATAATGCCCTTTAACGCTAAGTTTACCTTGAGCGATTTAAGGGAGTCTCTACAGTACTGGTACCAAAAGACAAAAAGTAGAATTACGTATGAGTATGTGGTTTGGGAAGGCATAAACGATACTCAAAAAGATGTAGATGCGTTAGTGGAGTTTTGCCGTTTTGCACCTTCTAAAGTAAATCTTATAGAATACAACCCTATTGATGACGGTGAATTTAAGCAAGCATCTAATGCAGCAATAGATCGCTATGTAAATTCATTGGAGCGTAATAATATCACCGTAACCGTTCGTCGTTCTAGAGGAAAGGATATTGATGCCGCATGTGGGCAATTGGCGAATAAAAGTTAG
- a CDS encoding RNA polymerase sigma factor: MKIIPFYKNESQLIKKASSGNRDAQERLYKKHAPKMLSVCRQYIKDVHFAEDVMVQGFLKMFNKLDTFKFEGSFEGWLRRIMVRESISYLRKQQFVVYDDEVYEKNQSEEISQSTDLDTEHIQQLIDKLPQGYKMVFVLYTVDGYKHKEIAEMLSITESTSKTQLLKARKLLQDQLRQQNIIGYGNR, translated from the coding sequence TTGAAAATTATACCTTTTTATAAAAACGAGAGCCAACTCATAAAAAAAGCGTCATCGGGCAACCGCGATGCGCAAGAGCGTTTGTATAAAAAGCATGCGCCAAAAATGTTAAGCGTTTGTCGTCAGTATATAAAAGATGTTCATTTTGCGGAAGATGTAATGGTGCAGGGTTTTTTAAAAATGTTCAATAAGTTAGATACGTTTAAGTTTGAAGGTAGTTTTGAAGGGTGGTTACGTAGGATTATGGTCAGGGAAAGCATATCCTATTTAAGAAAACAACAATTTGTCGTGTATGATGATGAGGTGTACGAGAAAAATCAGTCGGAAGAGATTTCGCAGAGTACTGATTTAGATACAGAGCATATTCAACAATTGATAGACAAGTTGCCCCAAGGTTATAAAATGGTCTTTGTATTGTATACCGTAGATGGGTATAAGCATAAAGAAATTGCAGAAATGCTATCGATTACCGAGAGCACTTCAAAAACACAATTATTAAAAGCCCGAAAATTGCTTCAAGATCAATTAAGGCAACAAAATATTATAGGGTATGGAAACCGATAA
- the queA gene encoding tRNA preQ1(34) S-adenosylmethionine ribosyltransferase-isomerase QueA, with amino-acid sequence MKLSNFNFELPKELLAEHPSENRDESKLMVIHRDTGKIEHKMFKDMIDYFDEGDVMVLNNTKVFPARLYGNKEKTGARIEVFLLRELNEEQRLWDVLVDPARKIRIGNKLYFGDDETLVAEVIDNTTSRGRTLRFLYDGAYLDFRRKLRELGETPLPKYIKRDVEPEDENRYQTIYAKHEGAVAAPTAGLHFSKHLLKRLEIKGVDFAELTLHVGLGTFNPVEVEDLSKHKMDSEEMFIDEKAAEIVNNAKAKKRRICAVGTTAMRGLESAVSSKQTLNTYEGWTNKFIFPPYDFSIANAMITNFHLPKSTLLMMVSAFMGHDLMNKAYKEAILESYKFYSYGDAMLII; translated from the coding sequence ATGAAATTATCAAATTTTAATTTTGAGCTTCCTAAAGAATTATTGGCGGAGCATCCATCTGAAAATAGAGATGAGTCTAAGTTAATGGTCATCCACAGAGATACCGGAAAAATTGAACACAAAATGTTCAAGGACATGATCGACTATTTTGATGAAGGTGATGTCATGGTTCTTAACAATACAAAAGTATTTCCTGCCCGTTTGTACGGTAACAAGGAAAAAACAGGAGCTCGTATTGAGGTTTTTCTTTTACGTGAGTTAAACGAAGAGCAACGCCTTTGGGATGTTCTTGTAGATCCTGCACGTAAAATACGTATTGGTAACAAACTATATTTTGGTGATGATGAAACCTTGGTAGCGGAAGTTATTGATAATACTACTTCTAGAGGTAGAACGTTACGTTTTTTATATGATGGTGCTTACCTTGATTTCAGAAGAAAATTAAGGGAATTAGGAGAAACTCCGTTACCAAAATATATAAAGAGAGATGTTGAGCCAGAAGATGAAAATCGTTACCAAACGATCTATGCTAAGCATGAAGGTGCTGTGGCGGCTCCAACTGCTGGTTTGCACTTTTCTAAACATTTGTTGAAGCGTTTAGAAATTAAGGGTGTAGATTTTGCTGAGTTGACTTTGCACGTAGGTTTAGGTACATTCAACCCAGTTGAGGTAGAAGATCTTTCTAAGCATAAAATGGATAGTGAGGAAATGTTCATTGATGAAAAAGCTGCAGAGATAGTAAACAATGCAAAAGCGAAAAAACGTCGTATTTGTGCAGTAGGTACTACGGCAATGCGTGGCTTGGAAAGTGCAGTGTCGTCTAAGCAGACATTGAATACCTATGAGGGTTGGACAAATAAGTTCATATTCCCTCCATATGATTTTAGTATTGCAAATGCCATGATTACAAACTTCCATTTGCCAAAATCAACATTGTTGATGATGGTATCTGCATTTATGGGTCATGATCTAATGAACAAAGCATATAAAGAAGCAATATTGGAAAGCTATAAGTTCTACTCTTATGGTGATGCCATGTTGATCATATAA
- a CDS encoding polyprenyl synthetase family protein, with product MKIVAQIKEPVYQEMELFESKFRDSMTSKVALLNRITHYIVNRKGKQMRPMFVFLTAKLLNNGEVNERTYRGASVIELIHTATLVHDDVVDESNKRRGFFSINALWKNKIAVLVGDYLLSKGLLLSIDNGDFDLLKIISVAVREMSEGELLQIEKARRLDITEEVYYDIIRQKTATLIAACCSLGACSVKPESIDVETFRKFGELCGMAFQIKDDLFDYGGQKIGKPTGIDIKEQKMTLPLIYALNHCSKKEKSWVINSIKNHNKDKKRVKEVIAFVKEKGGLDYAVSKMLQYRNEALELLDTYPESDYKSALQLMVNYVVDRKK from the coding sequence CTGAAAATTGTAGCACAAATAAAGGAACCTGTCTATCAGGAAATGGAGTTGTTTGAGTCTAAGTTTAGAGATTCAATGACATCTAAGGTTGCATTACTCAATAGAATTACCCATTACATCGTAAATAGAAAAGGGAAGCAAATGCGCCCTATGTTCGTATTTTTAACGGCAAAGCTGTTAAATAATGGCGAAGTAAATGAGCGTACCTATCGTGGTGCATCGGTAATCGAGTTGATACATACGGCTACATTGGTGCATGATGATGTAGTAGATGAGAGTAATAAACGACGGGGCTTCTTCTCTATAAACGCCCTGTGGAAAAATAAGATTGCCGTTTTAGTGGGAGACTACCTGCTTTCAAAAGGCTTGTTGCTTTCTATTGATAATGGAGATTTTGATCTGCTAAAAATAATCTCCGTTGCCGTTCGTGAAATGAGTGAGGGCGAGTTGCTGCAGATAGAAAAAGCTAGACGCTTAGATATTACCGAAGAGGTGTATTATGATATCATTAGGCAAAAGACCGCCACGTTAATAGCGGCATGTTGTTCGTTGGGTGCATGTTCTGTAAAGCCCGAAAGCATAGATGTGGAAACGTTTAGAAAATTTGGGGAGTTGTGTGGTATGGCCTTCCAGATTAAAGATGACCTTTTTGATTATGGTGGTCAAAAAATAGGTAAGCCAACCGGTATAGATATCAAAGAACAGAAAATGACCTTGCCTTTGATCTACGCGCTTAACCATTGTTCTAAAAAAGAGAAAAGTTGGGTAATCAATTCCATCAAAAATCATAATAAGGACAAAAAGCGGGTAAAGGAGGTCATAGCCTTTGTAAAGGAAAAAGGTGGCTTGGATTATGCGGTAAGTAAAATGCTACAGTATAGAAATGAAGCCCTCGAGCTTTTGGACACCTACCCAGAATCCGATTATAAAAGTGCTTTGCAGCTCATGGTCAACTATGTGGTTGATCGTAAAAAGTAA
- the dnaG gene encoding DNA primase, with the protein MIAKTTIDQVYETARLEEVIGDFVQLKKSGSNFKGLSPFSDERTPSFMVSPVKQIWKDFSSGKGGNVVAFLMEHEHFTYPEAIKYLAKKYNIEVEETEQSSEQKEQANERESMYLVSEFAQGHFKEMLWESELGKAIGLTYFKERGFTDETIKKFELGYCLDQWDGFTTAALDKGYKLDYLQKTGLTIVKDDPNNPNGARKFDRFKGRVMFPIHSLSGRVLGFGGRILTNDKKAAKYLNSPESDIYHKSKVLYGIYYAKQAIAKEDNCFLVEGYTDVIQFAQRGIENVVSSSGTALTPEQIRLINRLTKNITVLFDGDAAGLRASLRGIDLILEQGMNVRVCTFPEGEDPDSFAKNNELDDVLAYLSDNAKDFIQFKASLLVKEADNDPIKRADTVRDIVNSISKIPDRIQKEIYIQECAQIMNISEAVLFNTLAQIDKKGEKDFKKQQKEEPKAFDVVRNTDEQKPEKVDVQYVLERKIIESLMLYGSNIEEFEDLVLKENDAGDLELEPESMEIKVYEKIYLDLQEDEIELANEDFRKMYGKLIEALNEEGDFSITTFVNGLDQEMANQISSILMEEERYALHNWERKDIYPKKKEIGVSQLVSETILTLRCFLIKKRMTALQHTTEQADKDNREALEEIMNYIQLNKLLNQKLNRVLS; encoded by the coding sequence ATGATAGCAAAAACAACCATAGATCAAGTTTACGAAACTGCTCGCCTAGAGGAGGTTATTGGTGATTTTGTACAGTTAAAGAAATCGGGTTCCAACTTTAAAGGCTTAAGTCCGTTTAGTGATGAGCGTACACCTAGCTTTATGGTATCTCCCGTAAAGCAAATTTGGAAAGACTTTAGTAGCGGTAAAGGCGGTAATGTAGTTGCTTTTTTAATGGAGCATGAACATTTTACCTATCCAGAGGCTATTAAGTACCTAGCTAAGAAATATAATATTGAGGTAGAAGAGACAGAACAATCCAGTGAGCAAAAAGAGCAGGCAAATGAGCGTGAAAGCATGTATTTGGTATCAGAATTTGCTCAAGGCCATTTTAAGGAAATGCTTTGGGAGAGCGAGCTAGGTAAGGCTATTGGGCTAACGTATTTTAAAGAACGTGGTTTTACAGATGAGACCATCAAAAAATTTGAATTAGGGTATTGTTTAGATCAATGGGACGGCTTTACAACGGCCGCATTGGATAAAGGATATAAGTTAGATTACCTGCAAAAAACCGGACTTACCATTGTAAAGGATGATCCCAACAACCCAAACGGTGCTAGAAAATTTGATCGATTCAAGGGCAGGGTCATGTTTCCTATACATTCCTTAAGTGGACGTGTTTTAGGTTTTGGTGGGCGTATTTTAACGAACGATAAAAAAGCGGCCAAATACCTGAATTCGCCCGAAAGTGACATCTATCATAAGAGTAAGGTGTTGTATGGTATTTATTATGCCAAGCAAGCCATAGCAAAAGAAGATAATTGCTTTTTGGTAGAAGGATATACGGATGTTATTCAATTTGCACAACGAGGCATAGAGAATGTGGTGTCTTCTAGTGGTACGGCTTTAACGCCAGAGCAGATCAGGCTCATAAATAGGTTGACCAAGAATATTACGGTATTGTTTGATGGCGATGCGGCTGGTCTACGAGCATCGTTAAGGGGTATTGACCTTATTTTGGAGCAGGGTATGAACGTAAGGGTCTGTACGTTTCCAGAAGGTGAAGACCCGGATAGCTTTGCAAAGAATAATGAGTTAGATGATGTGTTGGCTTACTTAAGTGATAATGCCAAAGATTTTATTCAGTTCAAGGCATCGCTTTTGGTAAAGGAAGCGGATAATGATCCTATTAAAAGAGCAGATACTGTTAGGGATATTGTAAACAGTATTTCCAAGATTCCGGATCGCATTCAAAAGGAAATATATATTCAAGAGTGTGCACAGATCATGAATATCTCAGAAGCTGTCTTGTTCAATACCTTGGCGCAGATAGATAAAAAGGGAGAGAAAGATTTTAAGAAGCAGCAGAAAGAAGAGCCTAAGGCTTTTGATGTAGTACGCAATACAGATGAGCAAAAACCGGAAAAAGTTGATGTGCAGTATGTATTAGAGCGCAAAATTATAGAGTCCCTAATGTTGTACGGTAGCAATATAGAAGAGTTTGAAGACTTGGTGTTAAAGGAAAACGACGCCGGAGACTTGGAATTGGAGCCAGAATCAATGGAAATCAAGGTGTACGAGAAAATATATCTAGATCTACAAGAAGATGAAATAGAGTTGGCCAATGAAGATTTTAGAAAGATGTATGGCAAATTGATCGAAGCCTTGAATGAAGAGGGCGATTTTTCGATCACCACTTTTGTTAACGGATTAGATCAAGAAATGGCAAATCAAATATCTTCAATTTTAATGGAAGAAGAGCGTTATGCCCTGCATAACTGGGAGCGCAAAGATATTTATCCAAAAAAGAAAGAAATAGGGGTGTCTCAATTGGTGAGTGAAACTATTTTGACCTTGCGCTGTTTTTTGATCAAAAAGAGGATGACGGCCTTGCAGCATACTAC
- a CDS encoding zinc-ribbon domain-containing protein, with protein sequence MILFFGTRPGKPVTKNLFHSTCPYCQQKGTLTAFTQKNYFHIFWIKLFKISSTTTVECSHCKRGYYEHEFTEEMKADLEN encoded by the coding sequence ATGATTCTATTCTTTGGCACCAGACCAGGAAAGCCGGTAACTAAAAATCTTTTTCATAGCACTTGTCCTTATTGCCAACAAAAAGGAACGTTAACAGCGTTTACCCAAAAGAATTACTTCCATATATTTTGGATCAAGCTTTTTAAAATTTCCAGTACCACTACCGTAGAATGTAGCCACTGCAAACGTGGATATTATGAGCACGAGTTCACCGAAGAAATGAAAGCCGATCTAGAGAATTAA
- a CDS encoding nucleotide pyrophosphohydrolase, whose product MNIESAQKAVDDWIKEHGVRYFNELTNMAQLTEEVGEVARIIARRYGEQSEKESDKNKDLGEELADVMFVVLCLANQTGVDLQQAFDKKLDLKTKRDHDRHHNNKKLK is encoded by the coding sequence ATGAACATTGAAAGCGCACAAAAAGCAGTTGATGACTGGATCAAGGAGCACGGAGTTCGCTACTTTAACGAATTAACCAATATGGCACAGCTTACCGAAGAAGTGGGCGAGGTGGCTAGAATTATCGCTAGACGCTATGGAGAGCAAAGCGAAAAAGAGTCTGATAAGAACAAAGATCTGGGCGAAGAATTGGCAGATGTAATGTTCGTAGTGTTGTGTTTGGCCAATCAAACGGGTGTTGATTTGCAACAAGCTTTTGATAAAAAGTTAGATTTAAAAACAAAGCGAGATCATGACCGTCATCACAACAATAAAAAGTTGAAATAG
- the aroA gene encoding 3-phosphoshikimate 1-carboxyvinyltransferase has protein sequence MKLHLTGPSNTTLNDTITITGSKSESNRSLLLAALFSDITIENISNSDDAQVMAKGLKISEGTVDIHHAGTAMRFLTGYFASQAGKEVVLTGSKRMTERPIEILVDALKTLGAEISYVQDEGYPPIKIKGQHIIKDKVSLPANVSSQYISSLLLIAPSLENGLQLELIGKITSVPYIKMTLALLEEIGVETSFEGNLIKVSPKAKVAPTTLVVESDWSSASYFYGICALAAPGTQITLSAYKKESLQGDSVLASIYTSFGVETTFGNNTVTLKKTDKKIEAKNEFDLANAPDIAQTIAVTCFGLGVGCYLTGLHTLKIKETDRLEALHTELSKLGANISVTDKTLTIIPSVGILEDIAIDTYNDHRMAMAFAPLAMKTTLIVNDAEVVSKSYPDFWNDLKQLDFGIREL, from the coding sequence TTGAAACTTCACTTGACAGGTCCGTCCAATACCACGCTTAATGATACGATTACCATAACAGGTTCAAAGAGTGAATCTAACCGTAGTTTATTATTGGCTGCATTGTTTTCTGATATAACCATTGAGAACATTTCCAATTCAGATGATGCCCAGGTAATGGCAAAAGGTTTGAAAATTTCAGAAGGTACGGTTGATATTCATCATGCAGGTACCGCCATGCGTTTTTTAACCGGATATTTTGCATCACAGGCAGGTAAGGAAGTAGTGCTTACCGGTTCTAAAAGAATGACGGAGCGACCCATAGAAATCTTGGTAGATGCCTTAAAAACCTTGGGAGCGGAAATATCTTATGTTCAAGATGAGGGGTATCCTCCCATAAAAATTAAAGGACAGCATATTATAAAAGATAAAGTGAGTTTGCCGGCAAATGTAAGTAGCCAATATATTTCTTCGTTATTGTTGATTGCTCCAAGTTTGGAGAACGGACTTCAATTAGAGTTAATCGGTAAAATTACCTCGGTACCGTATATAAAAATGACCTTGGCATTGTTAGAGGAAATTGGAGTGGAAACTTCTTTTGAGGGTAATCTTATTAAAGTGTCGCCAAAGGCAAAAGTAGCACCAACGACATTGGTGGTAGAATCAGATTGGAGTTCTGCCTCATATTTTTATGGTATTTGTGCACTGGCAGCACCAGGAACGCAAATTACTTTATCGGCATATAAAAAAGAAAGTCTTCAAGGAGATAGCGTACTTGCTAGTATTTATACTTCATTTGGTGTGGAGACTACTTTTGGCAATAATACGGTTACCTTAAAGAAGACCGACAAAAAGATAGAAGCTAAGAATGAGTTTGATCTGGCAAATGCTCCAGATATAGCCCAAACAATTGCGGTTACCTGCTTTGGTTTGGGGGTAGGTTGTTATTTAACCGGACTGCACACGTTAAAGATCAAAGAAACGGATCGTTTAGAGGCTTTGCATACAGAACTGTCTAAATTAGGGGCAAACATATCCGTAACGGATAAAACCTTGACCATAATACCATCTGTAGGTATTCTGGAAGATATTGCTATAGATACATATAATGATCATAGAATGGCAATGGCTTTTGCTCCTTTGGCCATGAAAACTACACTTATTGTTAATGATGCAGAGGTGGTATCTAAGTCATATCCAGATTTTTGGAACGACCTAAAACAATTGGATTTCGGTATAAGGGAATTATAA